Below is a genomic region from Terriglobales bacterium.
CATGCGACGCAGCGACGAGCCCAGCGACTTCAAACCCAAGAAGCGCACTTCGCAAATCGTCTTCGGAGAGCGCCAGCATCTGAGCTCGGTACTGGATTCCATCCTGCGCTTCGGCAGCATCTCGGAACGCGTGGCGCGGGAGAAGCTGGCGCTGGACCAGTTGATCGAAGCGCGCACAGCGGAACTGAACCGCATCAATCCGGATTGGGACGCCAAGCTGAAGAAGGCGCGGGATCCGAACACGACGGCCGACGAGCTGGCGGAGATGGCGCAGAACACTCCGGCCGACGATTACCTGCTGCTGCGGACCATCGCCGAGCATCCCAACACGCCGTCGTCGGTACTTTCTCTGCTGGCGCAACATTCCTACGACGCAGTGAAGGAGAATGTGGCGCGCCATCCGAACACCCATCCCAAGACGCTGGAAAAGCTGGCCGCCGATCCTACGCGCCCGCTGTGGTTCCTGGTGGCGTGCAATCCAGCCGCCCCGGAGGAACTGCGCGAGCAGCTGAAGCAACGCATGTGGCAGGAGGCCGGCGGCTAGCTACCAGCCCTGGTGGCGATAGCGCGGCGGGCGGCGTCCGAAGAGCTTGATGAGGGTGACGCCCGCGAGGAATCCGCCTACGTGAGCCCAGAAGGCGATGCCGCCGGCGGTCTGATGGGAGTAGGCGATGGAGGTGGCCGCGCCGCTCAGGAACTGCACCACGAACCAGTATCCCAGCACCAGCCACGCGGGCAGCCAGGTGAAAAACACGAAGAAGAAGGGAACCAGCGTCAGCACGCGCGACGAAGGAAACAGCAGAAAGTAGGCGCCCATAACGCCGGCAATGGCGCCGCTTGCGCCGACGCTGGGTACGTCTGAGGAAAGATTGAAGAACACGTGGATCAGGGATGCGGCGACCCCGCTGGCGAGGTAGAAGAGCAGGAAAGAGAAGTGGCCCAGGTAGTCCTCGACGTTGTCGCCGAAGATCCACAACGCCAGCATGTTGGAGAGCAGGTGGAGCCAGGAGGCGTGCAGGAACATGGAGGTGGCCAGGGGCACCAGGGACGTGGTGGCGCTGGCTTGCAGCGCGCCCCGCAGCGGCGCGGTGACCTGCGCAGGCACAACGCCGAACTGAAACAGGAAGTTCATCCGCGTACCGGGCTCCAGAGAAATTTCGAAGAGGAACACCAGGACGTTCAGAGCCAGCAGCAGATAGGTGATGAACGGCGTGCGGAAACAGGGGGCGTCGTCGCGCAGCGGGATCATGACGGAATCGGTTCGCGGCGGGAGAGCGGGCTGGGGGCGAGCGGCATGCCTCCTTCAACATAGCAGACCGAACAGATGAATGGCGTGCTGGTGGTGGACAAGCCGGGCGGGATGACGTCGCATGACGTGGTGGCCCGGGTGCGGCGCATCCTGGGAGAGCGTTCTGTGGGGCACCTGGGCACGCTCGATCCGATGGCAACCGGCGTGCTGCCGTTGCTGATTGGACGGATGACCCGGCTGGCGCAGTTCTACCAGGGGTGCGAGAAGACGTACGAGGGCGAGGTGCGGCTGGGGTTCGCGACCGACACCTATGACGCCGAAGGAACGCCGAGCGGGCCGGCGGCGGAGTGGTACGGGACCATCGAAGAGGTGAAGGAGGCGGCGCGGCGGTTCGTGGGATTCATCGAGCAGGTGCCGCCGCCGTTTTCGGCGAAGAAGGTGGCGGGTGTGCCCGCGTATAAGCTAGCCCGGAAGCAGAAGCCGGTGGAGCTGAAGCCGGTCACGGTGGAGGTCCGGGAATTCGAGATTACGGGGCTGGAGGGTGACCGGGTCTCATTCTGGGCGCGGGTGACGTCCGGCACCTATCTGCGCTCGGTAGCCCATGACCTGGGCCGCGCGCTGGGCGTGGGAGGACATCTGGCCAGGTTGCGGCGGACCTCGGTGGGGGAGTTCGGACTTGAGGACGCACAGACTCTGGAGCAGGTCCAGGAGGCGGCTGCGACCGGGGAAGTGGAGACGGTGATGGTCCACCCACGGCGCATTCTGCCTCAATTTCCCGCGGTGACGGCGAACGGCGAGAGCGCGGCTCGAATCCGGCATGGGAACGCCGTGAACCTGCCGGAGATGTCCCGGGCCAGGCAGGTCAAGGTCTTCGTGGGGCAGAGCGAGCTGATTGCCATCGCCACCCGGGTTGCGGGCACGCTCTTTCATCCCAAGGTGGTATTGGTGGGCGGCGAAAGCGGTGAGCGGCACCAAGGATAACGTCCGATAACAGATATTATGTAAAGTGGGCCGCGCAGGCGCTCTGTTGCAGGCTAAAAGGGCTAAGCGCCTTCGAGTAGTGCGGTCAGATCGCTATGGAAGCGGCGCAGCGTTTCGAGGCGCTCCGGCGTGGCCTCTAGGGTCTCACCCTTGGCTTGGAAGACCTGGCGGCCTCCCTTTTCGACCAGGACGCCCAGGACCTCCCCCATGCGCCAGCCGGGGGTTCCGACCATACGCAGTCCTTCGGGCGTGGCTTCAAGCAGTGCGATGCAGCCATCGCGGACCGCTCCGACGCACTTGGGAAAGCGCTCGAAGGTCTCGAGCTCAAAGCCGGCGAGGTAGATGCGCTGGAGCTGTTCGGCGGGATCGCTCACATCTTGTAGCGGCCCAGGTCCTCGTCATTCAGGTTTTCCAGCCAGCGACGGAGTTCTTCGCTGGAGACCTTGTCGGAGACGGCGCTAGCCAGCTTGGAGGAGCGCAGTACTTCTTCTTCCACGTAAATCGGACAGTCCAGGCGCAGGGCCAGGGCCAGGGCATCCGAGGGCCGCGAGTCAATGCTGATGATGCGCCCCTCATGCTCCAGCCAGATGACGGCATAGAAGGTGTCTTCGCGCAGGTCGTTCACTACCACTTTGCGGACGCTGGTGTCCAAACCCACCAGGACGTTCTTGATCAGGTCGTGGGTCATGGGCCGCGGCGTGGTGACCTTCTCGATTTCAAGCGCGATGGCGTTGGCCTCGTAGATTCCGACCCAGATGGGGAGCACGGCGTCGCCGGAGGTATCCTTCAGGATCACAATGGGCATGTTGGTGACCGGATCCATCATCAAACCCCGGATCTTCATTTCGACTTCCATGTTCCCTCCCGCTGAAAACCGACCTCCGTGGGGCGCTAGACTACCATTTCTCCCGCCAGACTGTTAGGAAAACTCTGAGTCACCCGTGCCTTCACATATGCCCCAGGGGCAGGACGAATGGGCGCTGTGGTGGTGAAATTCACGGTCTTATTCTGCGAGCTGCGGCCGATGATCTGCCCGCGGCTCTCGTTGTGACCCTCAACCATCACTTCGAGGATCTCTCCGATGTGCTTTTGATAATTGCGTATCTGGATGGCCCTCTGATGCTCCTGCAGGACGGCCAACCGGCGCGCCTTCTCGGGCTCGGGGATGGAGTCGGGCATGGAGACAGCCGGGGTGTTGGGCCGGGGCGAGTACTTGAAGGAGAACACGCCGTCGTAGCCCACCTGGTCAAGGAGGCTGAGCGTCTGCTCGAAGTCCTGCTCGGTCTCCCCCGGAAAGCCGACGATGACGTCGGTAGTGATGCTGATCGGACGCCGGGCGGCGCGCATCCAGGCGATGCGCTCCAGATACTCCTCGCGGGTGTACTGCCGCAGCATGGCGCGCAGCAAGCGCGTGGAGCCGCTCTGCACCGGCAGGTGCACGTGATCGCAGAGCGTGGGAACGGAGTCGATGGCCTCGACGATATCGCGCGTGAAATCGCGCGGGTGCGAGGTAGTGAAGCGAACGCGCCGTACGCCGGGAATTCCCCCCACGGCAGCCAGCAGCTCTGCGAAGGTCATCCGACCGGAGGGATCGCGGTAGGAATTGACGTTCTGCCCCAGCAACTGGATCTCGGTGTATCCAGCGTCCGCCATACGGCGCGCTTCCGCCAACACAGATCCTGAGGTCCGGCTGCGCTCCTTGCCCCGCGTATAGGGCACGACGCAGAAGGCACAGAACTTGTCACAGCCCTCGATGATGGTGATGTAGCCGCGGTGGGGATTGGAGCGCGCGGTGAATTCGGTCTCGAAGGTTTCGCTGGTTTGGCGGTCGTCGAGGCCGGTGACGCGCCGCTTCCCTGCCTCGATTTGCACCAGCATTTGCGGCAGGTTGGGGTAGGAGGCGGACCCGGCGACCAGGGACACGTGCGGAGCACGCTCGAAGATCTTCTCGCCTTCCTGCTGCGCCACGCAGCCCAGGACGCCGAAGGTCTTGCCCTCTGCCGCCAGGCGGCGGAAATCGGCCAGACGATGGAAGACCTTCTGCTCGGCCTTATCGCGGATGGAGCAGGTGTTGTACAGCACCAGGCCCGCTTGCTCGACGCTCTCTACCTGGCGGTAGCCCTGGGACAACAGAGTGCCCACGACCTTTTCGGAGTCGTGGACGTTCATCTGACACCCGAAAGTCTCGAGGTAAAAGGTCTTTTCGCCGCTCACTGCCATTACGGATTCAGTATAGCGCAGCGTTGGCGCGGTCCGATGACGCCTCAGGCCCCGAAACGAAAGGGCAGTTTCAGAATGTCGGTGACGCGCCGAAGCTCGAAATCCGGCGTCTCGTCGGGGCCTTCCGGTTCCAGCTTGCTGAACTCTCCATGGCGCACGCGGACGGTATGCATGCCATGGCGGTTCCCTGCCCCGATCTCGCTCGAGGGCCGGTCGCCCACTACCAGAAAACGCCGTGGATCGCGCTCCACGGTTTCCAGCAGCCGTTTGAACAACTGTTCCTTGGTGACGGTCTTGTTGGTATCGGCGAAGAAGATGCGCTCGACCGCGGGCTCGCGGTCCAACCCTAAAGACCGCACTTTGGCGTGCTGCGTGGGTGGATGGCCGTAGCTGGCAATGAAGATGCGGACTCCGCGCCGGTGGAGCGTTCGCAGCAAGGTTCGCACCCCGGGAAACAGATGCAGGCGACGGACCGGTGTCTGGAAGAAAGCCCGGCGCGCGACCTGATGCAGCCGGGCGCTGAAAGGGATGCCGAAGTGGCGGCACACTTCCCGGTCGATGGGCTCCAGGCGGGGATCGCGCTCGAACGCCCGCAGGCGCACACGATGAATGGCACGCGCCGAAGCGGGCACGCCCGCCCGGGCCATGGCGCGGGCGGCCTGGTAATGGGCGGCGCGCACGCGCTGCCCAAGGCAATCATAGAGCGTGTCGTCGAGGTCAAAGATGACTACGCTGATGAGCGGCCGCCGGCCAGTGCCTCCGGTCTTCCGCTGCAACCTGGTTTTGGCGGGTGAGCGCTTCGCGCGACGCTTCCTATCGGTAGGATTGGACGGCGGCTTCTTCGTCATCGAAGATCTCGAACAGGTTGAGCAAGCCGACGATCTTCAGGGTCTGCATGGCGAGCTTGGAAGGGCTCACGAGCTTGAGCGACCCCCCGCGCTGTTTGGCCGAGGTGAGCGAGCGCACCAGCACACCGATGCCACTGGAGTCGATCATGGGGACCTGGGCGATGTTGACCACGATGCGGCTGTCGCCACCGTTCAGCAAGTCTTCCAGTGTCTGGCGAAAGCCATCCACGGCGTCGCCGATCTTGAGGTCACCGCGGAGCTGCACTACGAACACATCGGCGAACTTCCGAACGTTGATGTCCAATCCTCATCCTCCCTCGATCTGAAGGCGGTGGCACAGCCGCGACCTAGCTTACCATCCGGGAGCGCGAAAAGGCAGCGGGGCGCCGCGTTGACACGCTTCCGAGCGTTTGCTACAGTGCGCGCTCAAGTTAAGGAAACCTCCGCCAGTTTACAAGGAAACAGTTTCCAACCACGCAGGTCGCGGGCGTGGAGTGTCCGCGGCCCTGACCCTGGAGCGCTATGGCGACGCAACGGTCCGGCTACGCGATTCCCTACGCCGACCTGGCCACTGCCTTACTAGCCACGAGTGAGGTCGCTCCGCGGGCCCGGCTGCTGGCCGAGCAGGCTGCCAACGTCGTGCCCGGGGCGGCGGTGGTGATCTACATCCTGGATGAGGATGGCGCGTGGGCGCCGAAGGCCACGGTTGGCGAAGTGGCCTACGAGGACGCCGCCATCGAGTTCGGCGCGGGGACCCTGGGTCAGATGGCGGAACGAAACGAGGCAGTGCTCTTCACCGGTTCCCAACTGCCGCGCGAGTCGTATGCCCACCTCAACGTGCGCCGCACCGTGGTTTCCCTGGCGGCGATTCCCCTGGTGGCCGAGGAACGGCTCGTGGGCGCCATGGAAGTGCTGAGTTTCGAGGAGCCCATCAGCGATGCGGCCGCAGGAGCGCTGGTCGAACTGGGACAGTTCGCGGCACTCGGGCTGGCTGCCGGCGTGGCTTACGAGAACGAGCGCAACACGCAGTTGCAATCCATCACCCGCATCACCCAGATGTACGACCTGGAAAAGGTCTTCAATGCCACGCTGGAGATGGAGGAACTGCTTCCCGTCATCACGTCCAAGTTCCAGGAAGTGATGAATGTACAGGCGGTGAACCTGTGGCTGGTCGAGGATGAAGCCCTGGTCCTGATGAGCCGGGCCGGTGACGATGCCGCCTACGAGCTGGAGGCCCGGCAGGCGACGGGCGAAGGGATCGTGGCCGAGGTGGCCGACTCCGGCGAAGGCGTGTGCATCAGTTCCGCCGACGATGAACGATTGCGAAAACGCAATGCCCGGGTGGAGGAAGGCAAAGGTGCGTTTTCCATCGTGGCGGCTCCCATCATTCACCAGGATTCCGTGGTGGGCGTGGCCGAAGCCGTCAACAAGACCGACGGGACGCCCTTCGACGAGGACGACCTGTTCCTGCTCACGACGATCTGCGAGACGGCGGCCAACGCCCTGCACAATGCCGAGCTGCTGCAGGCCGAGCGCAAGGTCGAGATCCTGGAACTGCTGGTGCAGGTAAGCCAGGAGATCACCTCCACGCTGAACCTGGACCGCGTGCTGCAGACCATCGTCAACGGCACGCAAGCGGTGATTCCGTTCGAGCGCGCAGCTCTGGCGCTGGATGAGCACGGGAAGCTGCGCCTGCGCGCCATCTCAGGCATGACCGAGGAGACCGTCGATCTTTCCCTGCCCCACGTGGCCGCGTTGAACGAAATCCTGCAATGGGCGTCGGCGACGCAGGAGGAGATCTACGTGCGGCAACACGGGGAAGAAATCGATGAGCCGCGCGAGGAGACCCGGGCCAAGTTCCAGGAATATTTCCGCAAGACGGGCGCGCGCGCATTCCATGCGCTTCCCCTCACCGACGATTCCGGCCGGGTCGGCATTCTCTCGTTCGAGAGCAGCGACCCGGATTTCCTGACGCCGGCGCACCTGGAGATCATCAAGGTGCTGGCGGGCCAGGCGACGGTCGCCCTGCGCAACGCCCAGATGTACAAGGAAGTCCCCTTCATCGGGGTGCTGGAGCCGGTGCTGGAGAAGAAGCGAAAGTTTATGGCACTGGAGCAGCGTCGCCGCAAGGCGATACTCATGCTGGCGGGAGCTGTCCTGGCATTCCTCGTTGTGGTGCCGCTTCCGATGCGGGTGGATGGGAACGCAACCGTCGCACCGGTGCGCCGGGCCAAGATCCAGTCCGAGGTCGAAGGCGTGGTCGGCAAGGTGTACGTGCGAGAAGGAGATGCAGTCACGCGTGGCACCATCCTGGCCGATCTGGAGGACTGGAACTACCGTTCGGCGCTGGCGGGCGCGGAAGCCAAGTATCAGACAGCCGTAGCGGAGATGAACCGCGCTCTGGCGGCCAACGACGGCACGGAAGCCGGCAACCAGCGAATCCAGGCGGATTTCTGGGCCTCCGAGGTGGCTCGCGCCCGCGAGCGTCTCGAGCGGACGCATTTGCGCTCGCCCATCGACGGCGTGGTGGCCACGCCCTACGTGGAGAACTTTACCGGCCGGCACCTGGAGCCAGGGGATGAATTCGCCGAAGTGGTGGACGCCTCTCATGCCACAGTGGATCTCGCCATTGACGAGCGCGACGTGGCCCTGCTCGAAGCCGGCCATCGCGCCTCGCTGAAGCTGGACAGTTTCCCCACCAGCACGTTCAGCGGGCGCGTAACCGTGGTCAGCCCGCAAGGCGAGGCCAAGGAAGAAGGGCGGATGTTCTATGCCCGCATCGATGTGCCCAACCCGGACGGCAGGCTGCGTCCCGGTATGCAAGGCCGGGGCAAGGTGTGGGTGGGCTGGCGGCAGGCCGGCTACGTGTTCTTCCGTCGTCCGGCGATGTGGGCCTGGTCAAAACTGTGGTCGTGGGTTGGATGGTAGGAGCAGGAATGCAGGAATCCAAGAATGGATCGCGGGTGCTCCCGGGAGTTGTGATGCTGGTCGCATGTGGGCTGGTGCTCGCAGGTTGCAGCAGCAGCGGGTCGAAACCCTCAACACCGGCGGGATCCTCTCCGGCCCAGCCGGCGAGCGCGGCTCCGGTGCCGGCGCAAGCGTCGCCACCGGCGACCACCTTCGTCGCCTCCGGACCCCTGGTGGTGGAGAACCAGGTCGACGTTGCTGCCCGCCGTGAAGGGGTGGTAGCGCAGCTTCTGGCCGATGTGGGCACCCCGGTTCGGGCAGGCCAGGTTCTGGGCCGGCTTGATGACCGCCAACTTCTGGCGGACATGGACATGGCCCGGGCGCGAATCGCCCAGATCCAGGCCAACGTGGAAAACTGGGAGGCTGAGGTCAAGGTGCTGGAGGCCGACCGCGAGCGTGCCGAAAAGATGTGGGAGGCGCAGCTCATCACCAAGCAGGACCTCGACCATGCGCGCTTCAAGCTGGTGGCCGATCAGTTCGAGTTGCAGCGCGAGCGTGAGGCCTTGAAGAGCGTGACTGCGCAGGCGCGTTCCATCGAACTGGAACTCGAAAAGACACGCATCGTAGCTCCTTTCAACGGCGTGGTGGCCCGCCGGTACGTGCGTGTAGGCCAGAAGGTCGCCCTCGGCGACCGGCTGTTCTGGGTGACTGCGGTGGCCCCCTTGCGGGTGAAGGTCGCGTTGCCGGAGCAGTTCGTCAGCAAGGTGAGATCGGGCACCGAAGTGACGGTGACACCAGCCTACTCGCCAGAGTCGAAGTACACGGCGCGCGTGCTCCGGGTGAGCCCGGTCGTCGATCCCTCCAGCGGCACCATCGAAGTGCTGGCAGAACTGGAAGGCGCGGTGGATGCGCTGAAGCCCGGAATGACGGTCAACGTGCTCTTCGATGCCGGGCCATGAACCTCACCGAGGCTTTCAACACCGCCCTACCCGACATCCCCGCGCTGAGCCGGGAGTTCCTTCCCAAGCTACGCCCCAACCTGCTGGCCCGCGAGCATGTGGTGCGGGGCACACCGGTCGTGGTCGGTGTGCTGCCGGAATCGGGCATGATTTACCGCTGGACGCCCGAGGAGTGGGAGCTCCTCAAGTTGTTCGATGGAGTGCGGACGCTGGAGCAGATCTCCGAACTGCACGCTGAGCGGACAGGCGTGCATTACTCCGTAGAGGTTCTGCGCGAGATCGTGGAGGTCCTGGACGAGCAGGACTTCTGGTACAAGACGCCGCTCGAACAGAACGTAGCCCTGCAGGAACGTCTGGCCGAGGAGAGGCTGAAAAAAGCCAAGCGGAAGTCGAAGTATGGGGATGTCGCGGACCTGCGCCTGATTTACTGGAATCCTGACAACTATCTGCACGCCATCTATCCCCACCTCAAGTTCATCTACTCGCGCTGGTTCACCGTGGCCAGTTTTCTGGCCATGGGCTTCACCGTGTACATTCTGGCCGACCAGTGGGACCGGTTCCTGGCGGACACGTTTCGCTTCTACACCTTCACCCTCTATACGCCGTCGCAGTGGGCGGTCTTCTGGCTGCTGACCTGCTTTGTCCTGTTCATCCACGAGAGCGCCCACGGGC
It encodes:
- a CDS encoding bifunctional nuclease family protein, with the protein product MEVEMKIRGLMMDPVTNMPIVILKDTSGDAVLPIWVGIYEANAIALEIEKVTTPRPMTHDLIKNVLVGLDTSVRKVVVNDLREDTFYAVIWLEHEGRIISIDSRPSDALALALRLDCPIYVEEEVLRSSKLASAVSDKVSSEELRRWLENLNDEDLGRYKM
- a CDS encoding efflux RND transporter periplasmic adaptor subunit, whose translation is MQESKNGSRVLPGVVMLVACGLVLAGCSSSGSKPSTPAGSSPAQPASAAPVPAQASPPATTFVASGPLVVENQVDVAARREGVVAQLLADVGTPVRAGQVLGRLDDRQLLADMDMARARIAQIQANVENWEAEVKVLEADRERAEKMWEAQLITKQDLDHARFKLVADQFELQREREALKSVTAQARSIELELEKTRIVAPFNGVVARRYVRVGQKVALGDRLFWVTAVAPLRVKVALPEQFVSKVRSGTEVTVTPAYSPESKYTARVLRVSPVVDPSSGTIEVLAELEGAVDALKPGMTVNVLFDAGP
- the miaB gene encoding tRNA (N6-isopentenyl adenosine(37)-C2)-methylthiotransferase MiaB; the encoded protein is MAVSGEKTFYLETFGCQMNVHDSEKVVGTLLSQGYRQVESVEQAGLVLYNTCSIRDKAEQKVFHRLADFRRLAAEGKTFGVLGCVAQQEGEKIFERAPHVSLVAGSASYPNLPQMLVQIEAGKRRVTGLDDRQTSETFETEFTARSNPHRGYITIIEGCDKFCAFCVVPYTRGKERSRTSGSVLAEARRMADAGYTEIQLLGQNVNSYRDPSGRMTFAELLAAVGGIPGVRRVRFTTSHPRDFTRDIVEAIDSVPTLCDHVHLPVQSGSTRLLRAMLRQYTREEYLERIAWMRAARRPISITTDVIVGFPGETEQDFEQTLSLLDQVGYDGVFSFKYSPRPNTPAVSMPDSIPEPEKARRLAVLQEHQRAIQIRNYQKHIGEILEVMVEGHNESRGQIIGRSSQNKTVNFTTTAPIRPAPGAYVKARVTQSFPNSLAGEMVV
- a CDS encoding efflux RND transporter periplasmic adaptor subunit codes for the protein MATQRSGYAIPYADLATALLATSEVAPRARLLAEQAANVVPGAAVVIYILDEDGAWAPKATVGEVAYEDAAIEFGAGTLGQMAERNEAVLFTGSQLPRESYAHLNVRRTVVSLAAIPLVAEERLVGAMEVLSFEEPISDAAAGALVELGQFAALGLAAGVAYENERNTQLQSITRITQMYDLEKVFNATLEMEELLPVITSKFQEVMNVQAVNLWLVEDEALVLMSRAGDDAAYELEARQATGEGIVAEVADSGEGVCISSADDERLRKRNARVEEGKGAFSIVAAPIIHQDSVVGVAEAVNKTDGTPFDEDDLFLLTTICETAANALHNAELLQAERKVEILELLVQVSQEITSTLNLDRVLQTIVNGTQAVIPFERAALALDEHGKLRLRAISGMTEETVDLSLPHVAALNEILQWASATQEEIYVRQHGEEIDEPREETRAKFQEYFRKTGARAFHALPLTDDSGRVGILSFESSDPDFLTPAHLEIIKVLAGQATVALRNAQMYKEVPFIGVLEPVLEKKRKFMALEQRRRKAILMLAGAVLAFLVVVPLPMRVDGNATVAPVRRAKIQSEVEGVVGKVYVREGDAVTRGTILADLEDWNYRSALAGAEAKYQTAVAEMNRALAANDGTEAGNQRIQADFWASEVARARERLERTHLRSPIDGVVATPYVENFTGRHLEPGDEFAEVVDASHATVDLAIDERDVALLEAGHRASLKLDSFPTSTFSGRVTVVSPQGEAKEEGRMFYARIDVPNPDGRLRPGMQGRGKVWVGWRQAGYVFFRRPAMWAWSKLWSWVGW
- the truB gene encoding tRNA pseudouridine(55) synthase TruB, coding for MNGVLVVDKPGGMTSHDVVARVRRILGERSVGHLGTLDPMATGVLPLLIGRMTRLAQFYQGCEKTYEGEVRLGFATDTYDAEGTPSGPAAEWYGTIEEVKEAARRFVGFIEQVPPPFSAKKVAGVPAYKLARKQKPVELKPVTVEVREFEITGLEGDRVSFWARVTSGTYLRSVAHDLGRALGVGGHLARLRRTSVGEFGLEDAQTLEQVQEAAATGEVETVMVHPRRILPQFPAVTANGESAARIRHGNAVNLPEMSRARQVKVFVGQSELIAIATRVAGTLFHPKVVLVGGESGERHQG
- a CDS encoding rhomboid family intramembrane serine protease, with amino-acid sequence MIPLRDDAPCFRTPFITYLLLALNVLVFLFEISLEPGTRMNFLFQFGVVPAQVTAPLRGALQASATTSLVPLATSMFLHASWLHLLSNMLALWIFGDNVEDYLGHFSFLLFYLASGVAASLIHVFFNLSSDVPSVGASGAIAGVMGAYFLLFPSSRVLTLVPFFFVFFTWLPAWLVLGYWFVVQFLSGAATSIAYSHQTAGGIAFWAHVGGFLAGVTLIKLFGRRPPRYRHQGW
- a CDS encoding STAS domain-containing protein; translated protein: MDINVRKFADVFVVQLRGDLKIGDAVDGFRQTLEDLLNGGDSRIVVNIAQVPMIDSSGIGVLVRSLTSAKQRGGSLKLVSPSKLAMQTLKIVGLLNLFEIFDDEEAAVQSYR
- a CDS encoding HAD family hydrolase: MQRKTGGTGRRPLISVVIFDLDDTLYDCLGQRVRAAHYQAARAMARAGVPASARAIHRVRLRAFERDPRLEPIDREVCRHFGIPFSARLHQVARRAFFQTPVRRLHLFPGVRTLLRTLHRRGVRIFIASYGHPPTQHAKVRSLGLDREPAVERIFFADTNKTVTKEQLFKRLLETVERDPRRFLVVGDRPSSEIGAGNRHGMHTVRVRHGEFSKLEPEGPDETPDFELRRVTDILKLPFRFGA